Sequence from the Candidatus Binatia bacterium genome:
GACAACTCCCGCGGCACCGGCTGCCCAACCATGCTGGGCGTCGACGAAGGCAACAGCGTTGAGATCGGACTGGGTTGCGCTGTTCTGCGTCGTCCAGGAGTCCCCGCCGTTCGTCGTGTGGAGGATAACGCCGCCACTGCCCACCACCCAACCATTCGAGGCATCAACGAAGGCCAGGCCGTACAACCCGGATTGATTGAATTGCGCCGGGACGGCCTGCGCTGTCCAGGTCTCCCCTGCATTGGTGGTCTGCAAGATCGTACCGATCTCGCCCACGACCCAACCAGTCGATGCATTGACAAAGGTGATCCCGTAAAGATACGCGCCGGTTTGGCTTGCCGGACTCGTCTGGAAGTCCCACTGCATACCGCCATTGCCGGTATGCCAGATTTCGCCGAAGCTGCCGACCGCCCATCCCGACTGCGCATCGACGAACTTCACGCCGAAGAGATCATCGCCCGTGGGGTCCGGGTTCTGCACAAACCAGCCGGCCCGTGCAACCGAGGGACGGAGCGGCACAACCGTGGCCCACAACGCAGCCTGCATCAATACTACGAGAAACCTACGCCGGTGCTTACTCACTTGGTTATCCTCTCTTCCGTCGCTGTGACGTCAGCAACGCGCGCACCGCAGCCGGACGTCCGGACGCCTCATAATCCCCACGAGCAACGGGCTGGCTGCGAATAAAGGCGAGTTCTTTGCCGCTCAACCGCTGAGGCATATTTCACACAATCCCCGATCATCCGAGCTGCATTATCGGGACCGGAACTCTCGTCACTCGGCACTATATCAGACAAATTTTCGTGGCGCGATGCACCCGCGGCGCGCTGCCGCATGAAGGCCAGTTTGCCGGGCCTGCTTGAATCCACAAAGACCGGAAGTTATGGTTCCACTGGGTCGCGGACGGCGGGCACAGGGGCAAGAGGAGGGCACGATGGCTGATATCCAAGAGGTGAGTGACAGCTCTTTTGACAGCGAGGTCCTGAAGTCTCCTCTGCCGGTTCTGGTCGATTTCTGGGCGCCGTGGTGCGGGCCGTGCAAGGCCATCGCGCCGGTCGTGGCAGACCTGGCCAAGGAATACGCCGGCCGTCTCAAGGTCGTAAAGATAAACATCGACGACCATCAGCAGACGCCATCGCGCTACGGCGTGCGCGGCATTCCCAACCTGATTCTCTTCAAAGACGGCCAGGTCCGTGATCAAATCGTCGGGGCCGTGCCCAAGACGCAACTGGTGAAGGCCATCAGCCAAGTCGTGTAGCGACGGACACGGCGATGGCGCGGGAGCTGATCATCGGTCCGACGTCGCACTACTTCTACTCACAGCGGCTCAAACTGCATTACGTCGATTGGGGCGGCGGCGATAAGCCGCCGCTCCTGCTCATCCACGGCGGCCGCGACCACGCCCGCAATTGGGACTGGGTGGCGCAAGAGCTGCGCAACGACTATCACATCATCGCTCCAGACCTGCGCGGCCATGGCGATTCGCAATGGGCCATCGGTGGCGCCTATGCGATGGTCGACTACGTCCTCGACGTAGCGCAGCTGCTCAGTGCCGTACAACTCTTCCCCATCACCATCATCGGACATTCTCTGGGAGGCGCCATCGCCCTGCAGTACAGCGGCGTCTACCCGGACCGGGTGCGCAAGGTGGCGGCCATCGAGGGGCTCGGACCACCCCCATTCTTGCTCCGCGAGCGGCCTGCGCACCAACGCATGGCCGAATGGATCATGGAGATGCAAACCTTGGCGCAACGCCACCCGCACCGCTACAAGAGCTTGGACGAGGCGGTGGCGCGCATGCGGGACGCCAACCCGCACCTCACACCCGAGCAGGCACGACACCTGACGGTCCACGGCTCCTATCGCGATGAAGACGGTACGTACCTGTGGAAGTTCGATAACTACGTCCGCGCCGCCTCACCGTACCTCTTCAATATGCAAGAGGCGCGGGAGTTCTGGGCGCAGATCACCTGCCCAACGCTGCTGGTCCGCGGCGCCGAATCGTGGGCTTCGGATCCCGAAGAGGACGGACGCGCCACGGCGTTCCGTGACGGCAAACGGGTGAACATCGAGAAAGCGGGGCACTGGGTTCATCACGACCAGCTCGAGGCGTTCCTCACCGTCGTGCGCGACTTCCTGCGGGCGTGAGCCGTCCGGGAGCGCCGGCATCTTGCCGTCTTCACCTTCCGCCGTCGTCCGGCGCCGCGACGTCAATGCTGCGCCAGACGTACCAGGAGGCGATGCTGCGATACGGCCGCCACGGCGCGGCGATGCGTTGCATCGTGCGCGGCTCCGGGAGATCGCGCAGGCGATAGAGCCGCTGCATCCCCTTGCGGACGCCGTAGTCACCCACCGGCAAGACGTCGGGCCGCCCGAGGGAGAAGATCAGGAGCATGTGCGCCGTCCATTCACCGATGCCGCGCACGGCAGTCACTGCCGTAATGATCTCGTCATCAGGAAGCCGCGCCAGCCGTTGCGCGCGGAGCCTGCCCTCCGCGAACGCCGCGGCGAGAGCGCGCAGGTACGACAACTTCTGCCGCGAGAGCCCGGCGCGCAGGAGCGGCTCATCGGCGGCGCCAAGAAACTCGGCCGGGGCGGGAATCCGGCCACCGAAGGGCGCGCACACGCGCCGCTTGATCGCCGCCGCCGCGCTGCCGGCAAGCTGCTGATACAGCACGGCGCGAAACAGCGAGCGGTAGATCTGCTGGCGCGGGCGGAGCCTGCAGGGGCCCGCCCGGTCGATCACTTCCGCCAGGCGGACATCGACACGCCGCAGGTGCCGGACCCCCGCTTCCACGAACGATGGGGTCAGCCGCGCCGGCACGGGAGGCTCAGGCAACCTGGGCCTTGACCTCGCCGAAAGCCACGTCGGTCACGTCCAGCGTGCGACGGATGTCGGCTTCACTGTGCGCCGCGGTCAGGAACCAGTTGTGGTGCGGGTGGATGTACACCCCTCGCACCGCACACGCCGCCGCGAACACCCGGTTGCGTTCGAATGAGCCCGCATCGTCCCGGAAGCTCATGAACGGAATCGCCGGCGGGCCGGTCAGCGTCACGGGCAGGCCATGACTGCGGCCTTGCTCCTCCAGCCCGCGGCACAGCATCGTCCCGACGTGGCGCATGCGCTCGATGCCGCCAGTCGCCTGCAACTCTTTCAGGCACGCCAGCGCCGCCGCCATCGGCACGGCGCTGGTGAAATAGGACCCGGTGAAAAACACCGACTCAGCGGCGGGGCGAAGGGCGTCGCGGCCGACGCAGGCGGACAGCGCATACCCGTTGGCAATGGCCTTGCAGTAGCAGGAGAGGTCGGGGCGCACGCCAAAGTACTCCCCCGAGCCGCCGAGGTGCAGCCGGAACCCAGCGCGTACATCGTCCAGGACCAGTACGATCTTCTTCTCATCGCAGAGCTGTCGTACGCCGAGATGGAAGCCTTCTGCCGGCAGTTCCGAATCATGAAAGGCTTCGTGTTTGAAGGGAGTGACGATGATCGCCGCCACCTGCCCATCGTGTTCCTCCACCACCCGGCGCAGGTCGGCCAGGTCGTTGTAGGTGAAGGTGAGGACGTTGGCGGTGTCTGCCGGTGTCGTGCCGGCGGGCAGCGGCGTGCACCAGGCATGCGTGCCATGGTAGGCGCCCTGGGCCATGACGATCTTGGGCCGGCGAGTATGCTCGCGCGCCACCTCGAGCGCGAAAGTGCACACGTCTGATCCGTTCTTGGCGAACACCGCCCAGTCGGCAAACGGCGTGATGTTCACCAGATACTCCGCCAGCTCGGGCCACACGGATGCCGGTCCATTGAAACAGTTCCCCTTGCGCATCTGCGCCAGCGCGGCTTCCTCCACCTTCGGATGCCGGTGCCCGAGCACGATGGGTCCGTACGAGCACATGTAGTCGATATACTCATTGCCATCGACGTCCCACACGTGCGCGCCTTCTCCATGGTCGAAGAAGTACGGATATGATCCCGGCACCAGCATCGCCGGCGTCTGGTGGCCGTAAATGCCGCCGGGAATGCAGCGGGCCGACCGCTCGAATAGCTCCTGCGTTTTTGTGAACTGATACAGCGCCATGATCTCCTCCGTCGGGCCGCTCGCGCGCGAACCCACGATCGCCAATTATCTCTTTGCTTGCCACCTTTCGCGTTTCGCTGTCAACCAGCATCCGGCACGTCTGCATCCGGCACGCCGGCCCCGGGCAAAACCGTTGCCAACCGCCGGCAATCCGCCTATAGCCCTCCAGGAAGAGAAGTCCTGAGTGCTGAGTCCTGAGTGCTCAGTTTCCCTTTCTTCTACTCAGGACTCAGCACTCAGAACTCAGCACTGACCGGGGGGGGAGATGGCGAAACTCAGGCTGATTGAAGGGAAGGGACGCAAGCGGGTGCTGGTCTACGGTATGCGGCTGTTCGAACCGGGCATGCTGGCGAAGGTCAACCGTGGCGACGTGGTGATGGCGGACGGCCGGCGGAGCCGCATCACGTTTCATATCATTGAAGGATCGGTCTCCCAGATCAAGAAGCAGCTCGCAACCAGCGTCGACGCTTTCTTCGATCTGCAGGATGAGATGAAGGACTAAGGAGGGAACATGCTGGCATCGCCCCTTGAATTCCCTGCTGACTTTGTCTTCGGCAGCGCCACGGCCGCGCACCAGGTGGAAGGCAACAACGTCCACAACGACTGGTGGGCGCATGAGCATGCGCCGGACACCAACGCGCTGGAGCCGTCGGGCATCGCCTGCGACCACTACCACCGCTTCGCTGAGGATTTCCGTCTCATCCATTCCCTCGGTCAGCGCGCCCACCGTCTGTCCATCGAGTGGAGCCGGATTGAGCCGGAGGAGGGACAGATTCAGCGTACCGAGATCAATCACTACCGGGCGGTGCTCGACGCCTTGCGCGAGCTTGGCATCGAGCCCTGGGTGACGTTGTTCCATTTCACCTTGCCGGTCTGGTTCGCCCAGCGTGGCGGTTTCACCCGGGCGGAGAACGTGGGCCTCTTCCGCCGTTTCGTTGAGCGTGTCGCCAAGGAGTACGGCGATCTGGTGCAGCGCTGGTGCACAATCAACGAGCCGACGGCGCCCGCCGAGCTGGGTTATCGGTTCGGATACTTTCCGCCGCGTCTGACCGACGCGCCCCTGGCCGCCGATGTGCTCTGCAACCTGTTTCGGGCGCATACGGCCGCGGCCGAGGCGCTGCGTGATCACGCGCGGCGTGCGCCGCTTGTCGGTATCACGCTGGCGGTGATGGCTGTCGAACCGTACCGGCCGGACTCCGCCGCCGACCGCGAGCTGGCGGCGCGGCGCGATGCCGAGACCAACGGCGTATCGTTCGACGCGCTGCGGACGGGACTCTTCAGCTATCCCGGCCGCCCGGCCGTGGAGATCCCGGGATTGAAGCAGTCCTCACAGTTCGTCGGCATCCAGTATTACTCCCGCATGCGCTACGGCGTCGAGACCGGCGGCCCCGCACCGGCTGACTGCAACCGGCAACTCAGTCAGATGGGGTGGGAAGTGTATCCGGAGGGACTCGGTCCATTGTTGCAGCGTGCCGCCGCCACCGGGTTGCCGGTGTACGTCACGGAAAACGGCATGGCCTGCGATGACGACCGCGACCGGGTACGGTACATTGCGGATCATCTTGCGGTCGTCGATCAAGTCCGCCGTGCCGGTGCGGACATGCGCGGCTACTTCTACTGGTCGGCAATGGACAACTTCGAGTGGAATTTTGGCTATGGCCCGAAGTTCGGGCTCATTGCGGTCGACCGCACGACCCTGACGCGGGCGCCGCGCCCGAGCGCGTACTTTTTCGGAGAGATCGCCCGCGAGCACCGGCTGACGCCGGAGATGGTGGCGCAGTACACGAAGTAGGCATGGTATCCTATCCCTCGGCCGCTGATCTTTACCCAATCCCCGGAGCCCAAGAGAGGAGCAGGACAACGATGAGAGTGACAAGCGGCGTACGGAGTGTGATTTTTGCCCTGCTCTTGGTGCTGATCGGCGCTTGCGGTGACGACGACGGGCCTGTGAAACCCCCACCGACTCCGACAGCGATCCCCACGGAGACCCCGACCGAGGCCTCGGCGGTACCCCATCTACCCATCCCTCAGCATCCGTACCTGGCACCAAACGGCAAAAGCAATATGCACAACGATGCCTACATGACGGACACTTATGAGGTGAGCGGGCCCCTGGGGAAAAACCCGGAGGTCACCCTCAAGAGCTATGCCCGGGGTAACAACCTGTGTGTCACTAACACCTTCGACCGCAAAGGACGGATACTGACGGTCAACGCCCGCATGAGCGGGTTTTCCCTGTTGCTCATCGATCCGGACACGCTGGAGCAATTGGCATCCTACCTTCTGCCTCCCAAGCACATGAGCGATCCCCTGTATCCTTATCGAGACACATCCGGAGGGGCCTATTTCGTTCTAGATAACCAAGACCAGGTCTTGCTGGCGGATTCTGACAATGCCATCCAGGTCATCCGCTACCGGGACGACAACGGGGCATTTGAACTGGTGCGCAAGTATGACCTCAGCACTTTCGTTGTGCCCATGGCAGCGCCGGCAATGGACCACGTGCAGATGGCCATACCAGACTGGAGCGGGCAGCTGTGGTGGTTCGTCACTCGCTTCGGCAAGGTGGGCACCCTCGACCCCCAGAGCGGCGCGGCCCATACCATCGAGCTGGTCGGTGAAGAAATGGAGAACTCCTTCACGTTAGGTGAAGATGGGGCCTACATCGTTACCGATCACGCCATGTATCGCTTCCATGCGGATCAGACCGGGTTGCCGCAGCAGGACTGGCGGACGCCATATGATCGTGGCACCCACATCAAGCCCGGTAATATCAATCAAGGCTCAGGAACCACACCGAAGCTGTTCGGCGACATGGTAGCGATCGCGGACAATGCCGAGCCTCGCATGAATATTCTGTTTATGCAGCGTTCCGACGGCAGAGAAGTCTGCCGAATTCCGGTATTCGAAGAAGGCCGAAGCACCACCGAGAATTCCATGCCTGGCTGGGTCCGTCAGGGCGCGAAAGGGCCGGAGTATTCGCTGATCGTCGAAAACAACTACGGCAAGAAGAGCGAACAGCTCTTAGCGGCGGGTGGCCCCTGCGCCGAGAGCGTCGGCGGCGTCACCCGCATAGATATGGTGCCGGATGGCAGCGGCGGGTACTCATGCAAGGAGGTATGGACAAGCCCGGAGGACTCCTGCAGCACCGTGCCCAAGATCTCTCTGGCCAACGGCCTAGTCTATCTGTACACCTATGAGCGCCTGCCCAGCGGTGGTTACGCTTGGCACCTGACCGCCCTCGATGTTGCCACCGGCCAGACCGTGTTCAGGATTCCCACCGGGGCTGGGCTAACGTACACGGACTTTGGCGCGCCGATAACCCTTGGCCCCGATGGCAGAACAGTCTACATCGGCACCATGGGTGGGATGACGCGCATACGGGATCTGA
This genomic interval carries:
- the trxA gene encoding thioredoxin, which encodes MADIQEVSDSSFDSEVLKSPLPVLVDFWAPWCGPCKAIAPVVADLAKEYAGRLKVVKINIDDHQQTPSRYGVRGIPNLILFKDGQVRDQIVGAVPKTQLVKAISQVV
- a CDS encoding alpha/beta hydrolase, which gives rise to MARELIIGPTSHYFYSQRLKLHYVDWGGGDKPPLLLIHGGRDHARNWDWVAQELRNDYHIIAPDLRGHGDSQWAIGGAYAMVDYVLDVAQLLSAVQLFPITIIGHSLGGAIALQYSGVYPDRVRKVAAIEGLGPPPFLLRERPAHQRMAEWIMEMQTLAQRHPHRYKSLDEAVARMRDANPHLTPEQARHLTVHGSYRDEDGTYLWKFDNYVRAASPYLFNMQEAREFWAQITCPTLLVRGAESWASDPEEDGRATAFRDGKRVNIEKAGHWVHHDQLEAFLTVVRDFLRA
- a CDS encoding DNA-3-methyladenine glycosylase 2 family protein; the encoded protein is MPARLTPSFVEAGVRHLRRVDVRLAEVIDRAGPCRLRPRQQIYRSLFRAVLYQQLAGSAAAAIKRRVCAPFGGRIPAPAEFLGAADEPLLRAGLSRQKLSYLRALAAAFAEGRLRAQRLARLPDDEIITAVTAVRGIGEWTAHMLLIFSLGRPDVLPVGDYGVRKGMQRLYRLRDLPEPRTMQRIAAPWRPYRSIASWYVWRSIDVAAPDDGGR
- a CDS encoding aminotransferase class III-fold pyridoxal phosphate-dependent enzyme, whose amino-acid sequence is MALYQFTKTQELFERSARCIPGGIYGHQTPAMLVPGSYPYFFDHGEGAHVWDVDGNEYIDYMCSYGPIVLGHRHPKVEEAALAQMRKGNCFNGPASVWPELAEYLVNITPFADWAVFAKNGSDVCTFALEVAREHTRRPKIVMAQGAYHGTHAWCTPLPAGTTPADTANVLTFTYNDLADLRRVVEEHDGQVAAIIVTPFKHEAFHDSELPAEGFHLGVRQLCDEKKIVLVLDDVRAGFRLHLGGSGEYFGVRPDLSCYCKAIANGYALSACVGRDALRPAAESVFFTGSYFTSAVPMAAALACLKELQATGGIERMRHVGTMLCRGLEEQGRSHGLPVTLTGPPAIPFMSFRDDAGSFERNRVFAAACAVRGVYIHPHHNWFLTAAHSEADIRRTLDVTDVAFGEVKAQVA
- a CDS encoding allantoinase, with the translated sequence MAKLRLIEGKGRKRVLVYGMRLFEPGMLAKVNRGDVVMADGRRSRITFHIIEGSVSQIKKQLATSVDAFFDLQDEMKD
- a CDS encoding family 1 glycosylhydrolase, coding for MLASPLEFPADFVFGSATAAHQVEGNNVHNDWWAHEHAPDTNALEPSGIACDHYHRFAEDFRLIHSLGQRAHRLSIEWSRIEPEEGQIQRTEINHYRAVLDALRELGIEPWVTLFHFTLPVWFAQRGGFTRAENVGLFRRFVERVAKEYGDLVQRWCTINEPTAPAELGYRFGYFPPRLTDAPLAADVLCNLFRAHTAAAEALRDHARRAPLVGITLAVMAVEPYRPDSAADRELAARRDAETNGVSFDALRTGLFSYPGRPAVEIPGLKQSSQFVGIQYYSRMRYGVETGGPAPADCNRQLSQMGWEVYPEGLGPLLQRAAATGLPVYVTENGMACDDDRDRVRYIADHLAVVDQVRRAGADMRGYFYWSAMDNFEWNFGYGPKFGLIAVDRTTLTRAPRPSAYFFGEIAREHRLTPEMVAQYTK